The Candidatus Eisenbacteria bacterium genome contains the following window.
GAGCCGGCGTTGAGGTCTTCGCGGATGACGACGAAGGTTAGCCTTGGCTTTCAACTGTAGTCGAATATTTATTCGGCTATGACCTCAACGGCATTCAGACTTGGCTTTGTCGAGTGCCGCGATTTGCTCGCCCGGCGCTTGGACGAGTCATCTCCCTGCAGAAGCTGCAGGGTCAGCTGCAGGACCCTGGTGCCCTTGAGACCATCGCCCACTACCTGCGGTTGCTTGAGGATGCATACCTGGTCGCCGCAGTGCCGAAGTACGTGAAGAGCGCGCTGCGACAGCGTTCTTCTCCGCCCAAGCTCGTGACTCTGAACAATGCCCTGGTTGCGGTGATGGACCCTCGAGGTGTCGTTGATCCGGTGTCTGACCCGGTCCGGTTTGGCGCCTGGACCGAGAACGCCTGTTTGGCCCACGCCTGGAACGCGGGCCAGCGCGTCTCCTACTGGCGCGAGGAGCCCTATGAAGTGGATGGCGTGTTTGAGGGAAGCTGGGGATCGTGGGCGGTCGAGATCAAGACCGGCGGGTTTCACGTGCACGATTTGTCGGCACTGGCGGAGTTCGTTCGTCGCCATCCGCGGTTCCTGCCGTTGGTGATCTGTGACCGCCAGGGGCGGGCGACGGCAAGTCGGGCGGGGATCGCTTCCATGACCTGGCAGGAGTTCCTCGCGGGGGAGCCTCTGCCCGGAGTGGAGGCGTAGAAACGTTCGTAAGCGGGTACGAGTGGGGACCCGGCCATATGCGGCTACGAACTCAAGGGCGTCGAGTGGTGAACGCTCCCGGGACGGCCGCGCCCCCCGCGAGTCTCAGCCGTTCGTCCGGACGAGGTAGAGGTATTCCTTGTTCGTGAGGTGGCCGGCCTTCCCGACCTTCTTCCCGTCCGGGTTGTAGATGCCGATCCTCGCCCCGATGTAGCGGCGGAAGTCGATCTCGTGGACCTCGACCGTCCCCCGCTCCCCCAGAAGGGACTCCATCTGCGCCCGGGTCACGAACCCCTCATTGCTGAAGGAGACCACGATGTACCGCGCCCTGAGGGCCTCGATCACCCCGCGCAGCGCGTCTCCTATGCTGCGGCGCGAGTTGAAGGCGCTCCGGTACCGCTTGCAGGCGATCCTCTTGCAGGCGACGCCGTAGACCTCCTGCTTGTCCCAGCGAACAAGCGACTCCCAGATGTGGTAGTTGCCGAGGTAGCTGTGCTGATTGTAGGGGGGATCCACATAGGCGAGATCGCCATCCCAGGAGGCGGCCACATCGGTGGCGTCCGCGCAGAGGGCCCGCCCGGGCCCGGCCAGCACGCGGGGAAGGCGGAGTTCGAGATCTCCCAGAGCCCTCGGCGCCCACTCCTTTAGATAGGCCATCTGGACCCCTGTGGTGGAGTCGACCCGATCCGCGCCTTCCATGA
Protein-coding sequences here:
- a CDS encoding DUF4143 domain-containing protein yields the protein MQTWLCRVPRFARPALGRVISLQKLQGQLQDPGALETIAHYLRLLEDAYLVAAVPKYVKSALRQRSSPPKLVTLNNALVAVMDPRGVVDPVSDPVRFGAWTENACLAHAWNAGQRVSYWREEPYEVDGVFEGSWGSWAVEIKTGGFHVHDLSALAEFVRRHPRFLPLVICDRQGRATASRAGIASMTWQEFLAGEPLPGVEA
- a CDS encoding DNA methyltransferase, with protein sequence MIKYIGSKRLLIPKILEIVRSLGDVRRVVDLFSGTGRVAHALKEDGYDVVANDHNAYAYVLARCYVQADRRRLIGKAERLIRELSRVRPRAGYFTETYCLRSRFFHPKNGARIDAIREAIARRDLDPDLQAIALTSLMEGADRVDSTTGVQMAYLKEWAPRALGDLELRLPRVLAGPGRALCADATDVAASWDGDLAYVDPPYNQHSYLGNYHIWESLVRWDKQEVYGVACKRIACKRYRSAFNSRRSIGDALRGVIEALRARYIVVSFSNEGFVTRAQMESLLGERGTVEVHEIDFRRYIGARIGIYNPDGKKVGKAGHLTNKEYLYLVRTNG